From Saprospiraceae bacterium, one genomic window encodes:
- a CDS encoding MotA/TolQ/ExbB proton channel family protein, which translates to MFFLQANPAATDLTPPESQLASQSIVDIIINSGPLGIVIISIQILLSFIALYIFIERWLTIKAVVKEDERVMQNLRANIGSANIAAIQGICASSDTPLARMVEKGLQRLGRPMPEIENAIENVGRVETFRLEKKIVYLSLIARLAPMFGFLGTIMGVIKIFYDISLTDNLSVGVISGGLYQKMLTSAGGLLVGILAFLGYYFLTMMLDEEVNTLERSSIEFMDMLHTPVKH; encoded by the coding sequence ATGTTTTTTTTACAAGCCAATCCAGCAGCAACTGATCTTACTCCACCTGAATCTCAGTTAGCATCACAAAGCATTGTTGATATCATCATCAATAGTGGTCCATTGGGTATCGTCATCATCAGTATTCAAATTCTCTTGTCTTTTATTGCTTTGTATATTTTCATCGAAAGATGGTTGACGATCAAAGCAGTTGTCAAGGAAGACGAAAGAGTCATGCAGAATCTCAGAGCCAATATCGGTAGCGCCAATATTGCAGCAATACAGGGCATCTGTGCCAGTAGTGACACTCCTTTGGCAAGGATGGTGGAAAAGGGATTGCAACGTCTGGGACGACCCATGCCTGAAATTGAAAATGCAATTGAAAATGTAGGAAGGGTAGAGACCTTTCGATTGGAGAAAAAAATCGTTTATCTTTCTTTGATCGCGAGGTTGGCTCCAATGTTTGGATTTTTAGGTACTATCATGGGGGTCATCAAGATATTTTATGATATTTCTTTGACAGACAATTTATCCGTAGGCGTAATCTCTGGTGGACTGTACCAAAAAATGCTCACCTCAGCCGGAGGTTTGTTGGTCGGTATATTGGCTTTTTTGGGTTATTATTTTTTGACCATGATGCTCGATGAGGAAGTAAATACGCTTGAAAGAAGTAGTATTGAATTTATGGATATGCTTCATACACCCGTTAAACACTAA
- a CDS encoding TatD family hydrolase — MVLIDTHTHIYLDDFKEDQSEMIHRAKQENISALLMPNIDLTSVNDLISLASSYPDYCFPMMGLHPCSVSENFRSELDTIYNYLSQGNWIGIGEIGLDLYWNKTSFSDQLDSFKIQLEWSKALRLPVSIHSREATEESLQLIEELQDGTLSGVFHCFSGTLEQAKRVCHAGFKLGIGGVVTYKKSTLPEIISSVGPHYLVLETDAPYLSPVPFRGKRNEPSYLKFVAMQISEILSMPIEEIGQITSQNARTTFNLNTIS, encoded by the coding sequence ATGGTTTTAATTGATACACACACGCACATCTATTTGGATGATTTTAAGGAAGACCAATCTGAAATGATCCATAGGGCAAAGCAAGAAAATATTTCTGCTCTACTGATGCCCAATATAGATTTAACTTCCGTAAATGACTTGATTTCATTGGCCTCATCATACCCGGATTATTGCTTTCCAATGATGGGCTTACATCCTTGTTCTGTTTCAGAAAATTTTCGTTCAGAACTTGACACAATCTACAATTATTTATCGCAAGGAAATTGGATTGGTATCGGAGAAATTGGATTGGATTTATATTGGAACAAAACTTCATTTTCTGATCAATTGGATAGTTTTAAGATTCAATTAGAATGGAGTAAAGCATTGAGACTACCTGTGAGCATACATTCCAGAGAGGCTACTGAAGAATCGCTGCAATTAATTGAAGAGTTGCAAGACGGGACACTATCGGGGGTATTTCATTGTTTTAGTGGTACACTTGAGCAAGCAAAAAGGGTTTGTCATGCAGGATTTAAACTCGGTATAGGTGGTGTGGTCACTTACAAAAAATCGACACTACCAGAAATTATTTCATCTGTTGGGCCTCATTATTTGGTCTTAGAAACAGATGCCCCTTATCTGAGTCCTGTCCCTTTTAGAGGCAAACGCAACGAACCATCCTATTTAAAATTTGTAGCGATGCAGATTTCAGAAATCCTTTCCATGCCTATAGAAGAAATTGGTCAGATCACTTCACAAAACGCAAGGACTACTTTTAATCTAAATACCATATCCTGA
- a CDS encoding biopolymer transporter ExbD: protein MKIRGRGRHREGAELSVESLNDIMFFLLLFFLIVSTLANPNVIKLMLPSSKQSEQTSKKPISISVTKDLRYYIEKQEVPYDQLEPTLRKYLTKVPDLTVVLRLDQNLKVQDLVDVLQIGVNLHVKMVLATERTK from the coding sequence ATGAAGATCAGAGGAAGAGGTCGCCACCGAGAAGGAGCAGAATTAAGTGTTGAGTCACTCAATGACATTATGTTTTTTCTATTGTTGTTCTTTTTGATTGTTTCGACTTTGGCCAATCCCAACGTGATCAAATTGATGTTGCCCTCTTCCAAACAAAGTGAGCAAACTTCAAAAAAGCCCATCAGTATTTCAGTAACCAAAGATCTCAGATATTATATTGAAAAACAAGAAGTGCCATACGATCAATTGGAACCAACTTTGAGGAAATACCTTACCAAAGTACCTGATTTGACAGTTGTATTGAGATTGGATCAAAATTTAAAGGTGCAAGACCTTGTTGATGTTTTACAGATTGGGGTCAATCTTCACGTAAAAATGGTGCTCGCAACAGAAAGGACCAAGTGA
- the ruvX gene encoding Holliday junction resolvase RuvX: MARIVCVDYGKKRCGLAVTDPLQIIVNPLISLPTELLFEYLSNYILNEEVEMIVFGLPVHTDGQDTALSQVIKNFAIRIKDKFPSLNIDFQDESFSSVEARKRIWQSGLPQMKRRDKSLVDRVSAVLILQEYLGHL, translated from the coding sequence TTGGCACGAATTGTCTGCGTGGATTATGGAAAGAAGAGGTGTGGTCTTGCAGTGACAGATCCTCTTCAAATCATCGTGAATCCTTTAATTTCTTTACCCACAGAACTACTTTTCGAATACCTAAGCAACTATATTTTAAATGAAGAGGTTGAAATGATTGTATTTGGATTACCTGTTCATACAGATGGTCAGGATACAGCTTTAAGCCAAGTCATTAAAAATTTTGCCATCCGAATAAAAGATAAATTTCCATCATTGAATATTGACTTTCAGGACGAATCATTCAGCTCAGTGGAAGCCAGAAAAAGGATCTGGCAAAGTGGATTGCCTCAAATGAAAAGGAGAGATAAAAGTTTGGTGGATCGTGTAAGTGCAGTGTTGATTTTACAGGAATATCTCGGACATTTGTAA
- a CDS encoding HYR domain-containing protein: MEKTIFTSPISNSSLSFQSKRLLSLAVLIFFTLATSIIELSAQCSLACNGLTQVSLDQYCQARVTPAMILNDTLSSCPGGQFTVTIYNKHNQPLNPRDIVTGAQAGQKLKVEIYDNISRNRCWGDILVEDKLAPVIHCGRDTIPCFFASQLKPAHYDACGWDTLILVDEIITPLPCDPLYIKQMVRRYKARDLYGNESGICNDTTLLRRFDTTKVTCPADWTKANLNPIKCKDIRYNRIPLDQRGHPSPTYTGVPTYRDTISKSPLTFATVPLWPPSDIYCNVATIYEDINLGKVGCVTKIMRMWTIREWWCSREISRVCIQLIEIVDDEAPYIHCPYPIEATTDGNYRCEGTVYMPPAIVFDSCGGPVRVDIVYPGGILTNQNGGSIKLPVGYHRVVYRAYDECYNVDSCIVDVTVRDKTAPVVICDRETVVALSLDGRAHVYAKTFDDGSYDDCHIDSFLVRRMNDGPCDGDNLPDPFRPYVEFCCEDVGQIITVVFRAKDKWGNTNDCMVQVEVQDKLRPICRPPVDLTVACDYHFSINDLTVFGVIQTDSAYLYNTRTIRYVKNCYNQDTVFKIHDGFAHDNCDLTIRTWHDDNRTQCNTGYIVRYWEVSDRNGRDTCSQYIYFHNYCPFKLDSHIVWPADTTLTGCLDPNTLSADVTGRPRAIYEDKCDLVAFSMKDEVFRIVNGADACYKILRKWKAIDWCQFYYNSSTHQYEFDQKEYIQVIKVHNLEAPDMFGSFTDTTFCTFDSCLNGPVVLVVTGDDDCTPPSELFWEYHIDFDRNGKYDIVNNGVGSEINASGRYKLGHHTIKYVFEDKCGNKTTRFRDFSIVNCKQPTPYCLNGVAIDLMPMDLDGDGAIDTAMICVWASDLDRGSYHPCGNRVTFSFSSDTTDKSICYGCDSIGQRTVLMWVTDVTTGEQAYCRTFIDVQDNNRACRRNLTGNVTGLIAATTSNGHEPVKSVEVNLEGSSASAIKTNESGRYAFMSMDLNGAKYTVRPYKNDDHGNGISTADIVRIQKHILGLENLSDPYLIIAADVNDSKTITTTDIIELRKLILGQTTQFAKNTSWVFVDKSYTFEEKEDAVLYENYPKHFEINSFDRDMSANFQAIKIGDLNGSVVANGVASKSRTRESMSAITNEKSFIAGDELTVPIQFAAAKPYLGMQFTIQFDPTVLEYSDVITYSEFLSKENFGINKANSGFITMSLNSIRGTAIENPGDLFAVKFRALSTGKLSSHIQINSSITPAEAYGLNLEEMNIRLGFRNGAVVTEQPGFVLYQNQPNPFSDLTVIGFEMPRASHATLTVYDLNSKIIWKTSMQAIKGYNSMQINHAQLGVTGVLFYQLDADGYSATRRMVVIQ; encoded by the coding sequence ATGGAGAAAACGATTTTTACATCTCCCATTTCCAACTCAAGCTTATCCTTCCAAAGTAAACGGCTTTTATCTTTGGCAGTTTTAATCTTTTTTACACTCGCCACTTCTATTATAGAATTATCGGCGCAGTGTTCGTTGGCATGCAATGGGCTTACACAAGTGTCTTTGGATCAATATTGTCAGGCGAGGGTTACCCCGGCTATGATATTGAACGACACCTTATCCAGTTGTCCGGGAGGGCAATTTACCGTCACCATTTATAACAAACACAATCAGCCACTCAATCCCAGGGACATTGTTACCGGTGCCCAGGCTGGACAAAAACTGAAAGTTGAAATTTACGACAACATCAGTCGCAACCGGTGTTGGGGTGACATCCTGGTGGAGGACAAGTTAGCACCAGTGATTCATTGTGGTAGGGATACCATTCCATGTTTTTTTGCTTCTCAGCTCAAGCCTGCGCATTATGATGCATGTGGTTGGGATACATTGATTCTCGTGGATGAAATCATTACACCACTTCCTTGCGATCCTCTGTATATCAAACAGATGGTCAGACGTTACAAAGCAAGAGATTTGTATGGTAATGAATCTGGCATTTGTAATGATACTACCTTGCTTAGAAGATTCGATACCACCAAAGTAACCTGTCCTGCCGACTGGACCAAAGCAAATCTGAATCCAATCAAATGCAAGGATATCAGATACAACCGGATTCCATTGGATCAAAGAGGCCATCCCAGCCCTACCTATACAGGTGTACCTACGTACAGAGACACCATATCCAAAAGTCCTTTGACATTTGCAACTGTTCCATTGTGGCCACCCTCTGATATTTATTGCAATGTTGCTACCATTTATGAAGACATCAATCTTGGTAAAGTAGGATGTGTAACCAAAATCATGAGAATGTGGACCATCCGCGAGTGGTGGTGTAGTCGCGAAATATCAAGAGTTTGTATTCAGCTTATTGAAATCGTAGATGATGAAGCTCCTTATATTCATTGTCCATATCCAATTGAGGCAACAACAGATGGCAATTACCGCTGTGAAGGCACCGTTTATATGCCACCAGCCATCGTATTTGACAGTTGTGGTGGACCTGTAAGAGTAGATATAGTTTATCCTGGAGGTATTCTTACCAATCAAAATGGCGGCTCCATAAAATTGCCAGTTGGGTATCACCGTGTGGTATATAGGGCTTATGATGAATGCTACAATGTTGACTCTTGTATTGTGGATGTTACGGTCAGAGATAAAACAGCTCCGGTTGTTATTTGTGATCGCGAAACAGTCGTTGCACTTTCTCTGGATGGTCGTGCACATGTGTATGCCAAAACTTTTGACGATGGATCTTATGATGATTGTCACATTGATTCATTCCTTGTCAGAAGAATGAATGACGGGCCATGCGATGGCGACAACTTGCCGGATCCATTCAGACCTTATGTGGAGTTCTGTTGTGAAGATGTTGGTCAAATCATTACTGTAGTTTTCAGAGCAAAAGACAAATGGGGCAATACAAATGATTGCATGGTTCAAGTAGAAGTGCAAGATAAACTCAGACCAATTTGCAGACCTCCTGTGGATCTGACAGTAGCCTGCGACTATCATTTTAGTATCAATGACCTGACCGTATTTGGTGTTATACAGACAGATTCTGCTTATTTATACAATACACGCACGATTCGATATGTCAAAAATTGCTACAATCAAGATACCGTGTTTAAAATACACGATGGATTTGCACATGATAATTGTGATTTAACAATCAGAACATGGCATGATGACAACCGCACTCAATGCAACACTGGATATATCGTGAGATATTGGGAGGTAAGTGATCGAAATGGTAGAGATACTTGCAGCCAATATATTTATTTCCACAATTACTGTCCGTTCAAATTAGATTCTCACATTGTTTGGCCAGCGGATACCACTTTGACAGGTTGCCTGGATCCAAATACCTTATCTGCTGATGTAACCGGAAGACCAAGGGCTATTTATGAAGATAAATGCGACTTGGTTGCATTTAGCATGAAAGATGAAGTTTTTAGGATTGTGAACGGAGCAGATGCCTGTTATAAAATACTGAGAAAGTGGAAAGCCATCGATTGGTGTCAGTTTTACTATAATTCTTCAACACACCAATACGAATTTGATCAGAAAGAGTACATACAGGTCATAAAGGTCCACAATTTGGAAGCTCCTGATATGTTTGGTAGTTTTACGGACACAACCTTCTGTACGTTTGACAGCTGCTTGAATGGACCTGTGGTTCTGGTGGTGACGGGTGATGATGATTGCACCCCTCCAAGTGAATTGTTTTGGGAATACCACATCGATTTCGACAGAAATGGGAAGTATGATATCGTGAATAATGGAGTGGGATCTGAGATCAATGCCTCCGGTCGATATAAATTAGGGCATCACACCATTAAATATGTCTTTGAGGACAAGTGTGGTAATAAAACGACCAGATTCCGCGATTTTAGCATTGTCAACTGTAAACAGCCAACACCATATTGTTTGAATGGAGTTGCCATTGATTTGATGCCAATGGATCTGGATGGTGATGGAGCAATAGACACTGCCATGATCTGTGTCTGGGCCAGTGATCTTGACAGAGGAAGCTATCACCCATGTGGTAATCGCGTGACTTTCTCCTTCTCAAGTGACACCACAGACAAATCTATATGTTATGGTTGTGACAGCATAGGACAGAGAACTGTGTTGATGTGGGTAACCGACGTCACCACGGGAGAACAAGCTTATTGCAGAACTTTCATCGATGTGCAGGACAATAACCGTGCTTGTCGTAGAAACTTGACAGGTAATGTAACCGGATTAATTGCTGCAACAACCTCCAATGGACATGAACCCGTGAAATCTGTGGAAGTGAATCTGGAAGGTAGCTCAGCATCTGCCATTAAAACGAATGAATCCGGACGTTACGCTTTTATGTCCATGGATTTAAATGGGGCAAAATACACCGTAAGACCTTACAAAAATGACGATCATGGCAATGGTATTTCCACTGCGGACATCGTAAGAATTCAAAAGCATATTCTAGGACTGGAGAATCTCTCGGATCCATATCTGATTATTGCTGCAGATGTCAATGATAGCAAGACCATTACAACTACTGACATCATTGAGCTTCGGAAACTAATCCTTGGTCAAACGACTCAGTTTGCAAAAAATACCTCTTGGGTATTTGTGGATAAGTCCTATACTTTTGAGGAGAAAGAAGATGCAGTGCTTTACGAAAATTATCCAAAGCATTTTGAAATCAATTCTTTTGATCGCGATATGTCAGCCAACTTTCAGGCCATCAAAATTGGAGACCTGAATGGATCTGTGGTAGCCAATGGGGTTGCTTCAAAATCAAGAACTAGAGAAAGTATGAGCGCCATCACCAACGAGAAGTCATTTATTGCAGGAGATGAGCTGACCGTACCCATTCAGTTTGCTGCAGCCAAACCATATTTGGGAATGCAGTTTACCATCCAGTTTGATCCAACTGTTTTAGAATACAGTGATGTCATTACTTATTCTGAGTTTTTGAGCAAAGAGAATTTTGGTATCAACAAAGCCAACTCTGGATTTATAACCATGAGTTTAAACAGTATTCGGGGCACGGCCATTGAAAATCCCGGAGACTTGTTTGCGGTGAAATTCAGAGCTCTTTCGACTGGTAAATTGTCCTCACATATTCAAATTAATTCATCCATTACTCCAGCTGAAGCATATGGACTCAACCTGGAGGAAATGAATATAAGATTGGGATTCAGAAACGGAGCGGTTGTCACAGAACAACCAGGTTTCGTCCTGTATCAGAATCAACCCAATCCATTCTCTGATCTGACCGTCATTGGTTTTGAAATGCCTCGCGCAAGTCATGCCACATTGACAGTGTATGATCTTAATAGCAAAATCATCTGGAAGACCAGTATGCAGGCTATTAAAGGTTATAACAGCATGCAGATCAACCACGCGCAGCTTGGAGTTACCGGCGTCTTGTTCTATCAACTCGATGCAGATGGATATTCCGCTACACGGAGAATGGTTGTAATTCAATAA
- a CDS encoding cation:proton antiporter, translating into MPEFIAIHSLWLSIAFLAGIATKRLGLPPLVGFMLTGIGLNLTGYISQNVNPLLEALSEIGIMLLLFTIGLKLKVKTLIKPEILIPANLHILITTLLIGGTVFGLSYFGVQYFIGLDIWASLLIGFSLSFSSTVFVIKVLEERGEIQAFHAKIAIGILVIQDIVAVVFLSFSSDKMPGLLILALPLYLWLVSKIMFWILDQTGRGELLTLFGLVSTFIAGASAFEFFGLKSSLGALVLGMLLVNHKKSGELYDRIMNYKDFFLIAFFVKIGLTGVINLDVFVVSLILLVFLFFKMGLFVYLFSYFPIKPRTSFLSSASLSNYSEFGLITGVAGVQMGLLNHEWILIFAILMSFSFVIASPFNSKIHLIFDRYRDQICRIGWKSKFIDEDPKIFPDTEVLVIGMGSLGRPAYRYFEQTKKMKTLGLDYNQEQVETLKQQNYQIFYGDAASSELWSSIDAKSIQLVLLAMSDFSANLICLHEILKLKNRKFKICAISHYEDETSTFKTLGVDYVYQYKENIGADFAEQSMLSISV; encoded by the coding sequence ATGCCAGAATTTATTGCCATTCATTCACTTTGGTTGTCTATTGCTTTTTTGGCTGGAATCGCCACTAAAAGATTAGGACTACCTCCTCTGGTGGGATTTATGCTTACCGGAATAGGACTAAATCTTACAGGATATATTTCCCAAAATGTCAATCCTTTGCTGGAGGCTTTGTCAGAGATCGGCATCATGTTGTTGTTATTTACGATCGGCTTAAAATTAAAAGTAAAGACTCTGATAAAGCCTGAAATCTTAATTCCTGCCAACCTGCATATTCTAATCACGACCCTTTTGATTGGTGGAACTGTATTTGGACTATCTTATTTTGGGGTACAATATTTTATCGGATTGGATATTTGGGCTAGTCTCTTGATTGGGTTCAGCCTCAGCTTCTCAAGTACTGTATTTGTGATTAAGGTATTGGAGGAAAGAGGAGAGATACAAGCATTTCATGCTAAAATTGCAATTGGCATCCTGGTGATTCAAGACATTGTTGCCGTCGTTTTTCTAAGTTTTTCTTCAGACAAAATGCCTGGTCTGCTGATACTTGCTCTGCCCTTGTATTTATGGCTGGTATCCAAAATCATGTTTTGGATTTTAGATCAGACTGGACGAGGAGAATTGCTCACTCTTTTTGGGTTGGTCAGTACTTTCATTGCAGGTGCATCTGCCTTTGAATTTTTTGGTTTGAAATCTTCCCTGGGTGCTCTGGTTCTTGGTATGTTACTGGTCAACCACAAAAAGTCAGGAGAGCTGTATGACCGGATCATGAATTATAAAGATTTTTTTCTCATTGCATTTTTTGTGAAAATCGGATTGACAGGCGTGATTAATTTGGATGTCTTCGTGGTCTCTTTGATCCTCTTGGTTTTTTTATTTTTTAAAATGGGGCTGTTTGTCTATTTATTTTCATATTTTCCCATTAAACCCCGGACCTCATTTTTAAGCTCAGCCTCCCTTTCCAACTACAGCGAATTTGGTCTGATCACCGGGGTCGCCGGAGTCCAAATGGGCTTGTTGAATCATGAATGGATTCTTATTTTTGCCATTTTGATGTCCTTTTCATTTGTGATTGCATCTCCCTTCAACAGTAAAATTCATTTGATATTTGACAGATACAGAGATCAAATATGCAGGATTGGCTGGAAATCAAAATTTATAGATGAGGACCCAAAAATATTTCCAGATACAGAAGTACTTGTCATTGGAATGGGAAGTTTGGGTAGACCAGCCTATCGGTATTTTGAACAAACCAAAAAGATGAAAACCCTTGGCTTGGATTATAACCAGGAACAAGTAGAGACATTAAAACAACAAAATTACCAGATCTTCTATGGTGATGCGGCAAGCAGTGAATTATGGAGTAGCATTGATGCGAAATCCATTCAGTTGGTCCTTCTGGCCATGAGTGACTTTAGTGCCAATCTGATCTGCCTTCATGAAATTTTAAAATTAAAAAACAGAAAATTTAAAATTTGTGCCATTAGTCATTACGAAGATGAGACGAGTACTTTTAAGACACTTGGTGTAGATTATGTGTACCAATACAAGGAAAATATTGGTGCAGATTTTGCGGAGCAATCCATGCTTTCAATCTCTGTTTAA